From the Nocardiopsis changdeensis genome, one window contains:
- a CDS encoding TetR/AcrR family transcriptional regulator encodes MARTADHEQRRRQVAEALMAVVGERGLARTTLADVADHAGVSVGLVQRYFRSKAQLLRFGVEHMYHRAEQRLQEVSDGPVSSVRDWLDRATETLLPLDDERVRELTVWLEFLPAALADPEMLRMHRETTRTLADALIEALEIAVREGELPADRDPRAEAVALIACVDGLTLHHIVTAEPFTAEAIRTALTTHLDRLFTAPESPRTP; translated from the coding sequence ATGGCACGGACCGCGGATCACGAACAGAGGCGACGACAGGTCGCCGAAGCGCTCATGGCGGTGGTGGGGGAGCGGGGCCTGGCCCGGACCACCCTCGCCGACGTCGCCGACCACGCCGGGGTGTCCGTCGGCCTGGTGCAGCGCTACTTCCGCTCCAAGGCGCAGCTGCTGCGGTTCGGCGTGGAGCACATGTACCACCGGGCCGAGCAGCGGTTGCAGGAGGTCTCCGACGGACCGGTCTCCTCGGTGCGCGACTGGCTCGACCGCGCCACAGAGACGCTGCTGCCCCTGGACGACGAGCGCGTCCGCGAGCTGACCGTCTGGCTGGAGTTCCTCCCGGCGGCCCTGGCCGACCCCGAGATGCTGCGGATGCACCGCGAGACCACCCGGACCCTCGCCGACGCGCTCATCGAGGCGCTGGAGATCGCCGTGAGGGAGGGGGAGCTCCCCGCCGACCGCGACCCCCGGGCGGAGGCGGTCGCCCTGATCGCCTGCGTCGACGGCCTGACCCTGCACCACATCGTCACCGCCGAGCCCTTCACCGCTGAGGCGATCCGTACCGCCCTCACCACCCATCTCGACCGGCTCTTCACGGCCCCTGAGAGCCCCCGGACCCCTTGA
- a CDS encoding flavin monoamine oxidase family protein — MPSAPRPSRRSRRAFLALGGGALLAATASSAVPPPEWDVAVVGAGPAGLAAARNLYDHGLRVVVLEARGRVGGQVFTDRFLAPVAVELGAGLIHGADASTWELVAETGARTVRMRSDRAAPPPLDLPRGPREDEDAAAYLRRLGVPESLWPPVEVDGEPLERWSARWVHDTGVLDWWSTPREDFRVPDGYDRLLEPLAAGPVIALRSPVRLVRRGPAGVEIGVAGRRRPVRARRCVLALPVGVLRSGSVRFEPALPAGHRDAAAALEATDAVKLVYRFDRPVLPAGRDTLDGDGAVVWSVARDPETVSVWAAGDRARDLLARPGPDRFAEGLRMLASAVGGAVPDPVGRITHDWAADEYSRGAYLHVPPGAHDAPAALGGPVDRTLFFAGEAVTGENTVDGAYDSGYAVSDDLLSDR, encoded by the coding sequence ATGCCCTCCGCCCCCCGCCCCTCCCGCCGGAGCCGCCGCGCCTTCCTCGCGCTGGGCGGCGGCGCCCTGCTGGCCGCCACCGCCTCCTCCGCCGTCCCGCCCCCGGAATGGGACGTGGCGGTGGTCGGGGCAGGGCCGGCCGGGCTGGCCGCCGCGCGCAACCTGTACGACCACGGCCTGCGGGTGGTGGTGCTGGAGGCCCGCGGCCGGGTGGGCGGCCAGGTGTTCACCGACCGGTTCCTGGCGCCGGTGGCGGTGGAGCTGGGCGCCGGGCTGATCCACGGGGCGGACGCCTCCACCTGGGAGCTGGTGGCCGAGACCGGGGCGCGTACCGTGCGGATGCGCTCGGACCGGGCGGCGCCGCCGCCCCTGGACCTGCCCCGGGGGCCGCGGGAGGACGAGGACGCCGCCGCCTACCTGCGCAGGCTGGGGGTGCCCGAGTCGCTGTGGCCGCCGGTGGAGGTCGACGGGGAGCCCCTGGAGCGGTGGAGCGCGCGGTGGGTGCACGACACCGGGGTGCTCGACTGGTGGAGCACGCCGCGGGAGGACTTCCGGGTGCCGGACGGGTACGACCGGCTGCTGGAACCGCTGGCGGCGGGCCCGGTGATCGCGCTGCGCAGCCCGGTCCGGCTGGTGCGGCGCGGACCGGCCGGGGTGGAGATCGGTGTGGCCGGGCGGAGGCGCCCGGTCCGGGCCCGCCGGTGCGTGCTGGCGCTGCCCGTCGGGGTGCTGCGGTCGGGGTCGGTGCGGTTCGAGCCCGCGCTGCCCGCCGGCCACCGGGACGCGGCGGCGGCGCTGGAGGCCACCGACGCCGTCAAGCTGGTGTACCGGTTCGACCGGCCGGTCCTGCCCGCCGGCCGGGACACGCTGGACGGGGACGGCGCGGTGGTCTGGAGCGTGGCGCGCGACCCGGAGACGGTGTCGGTGTGGGCCGCCGGGGACCGGGCCCGCGACCTGCTGGCCCGCCCGGGCCCCGACCGGTTCGCCGAGGGGCTGCGGATGCTGGCGTCCGCGGTGGGCGGCGCGGTGCCGGACCCCGTGGGGAGGATCACGCACGACTGGGCGGCGGACGAGTACAGCCGGGGCGCGTACCTGCACGTCCCGCCGGGGGCGCACGACGCGCCCGCGGCGCTGGGCGGGCCGGTGGACCGGACCCTGTTCTTCGCGGGAGAGGCGGTCACGGGGGAGAACACCGTGGACGGCGCCTACGACAGCGGCTACGCGGTCTCCGACGACCTGCTGTCCGACCGCTGA
- the thiD gene encoding bifunctional hydroxymethylpyrimidine kinase/phosphomethylpyrimidine kinase, with amino-acid sequence MTDRAYVIAGSEATGGAGIQADLKAFQELGVYGMGTITCIVSFDPKNGWGHRFVPVDPQVIADQIEAATACHDLDVVKIGMLGTPDTIDVVAQGLRERDWRHVVLDPVLICKGQEPGAALDTDKALTEKVLPLATVITPNHFEAMTLSGMESIDTVDDLVEAARRIRDLGPSHVIAKGGVELPGPDAVDVHFDGEEVTVLRAPKIGQERVSGAGCTFAAAITAELAKGAEVGAAAATAKEMVRRGIEQRLTTHAPFASVTTRSPR; translated from the coding sequence ATGACCGATCGCGCGTACGTGATCGCGGGTTCTGAGGCCACGGGGGGCGCCGGGATCCAGGCCGACCTGAAGGCGTTCCAGGAGCTGGGCGTCTACGGGATGGGGACGATCACCTGCATCGTCTCCTTCGACCCGAAGAACGGCTGGGGGCACCGGTTCGTGCCGGTCGACCCGCAGGTCATCGCCGACCAGATCGAGGCGGCCACGGCCTGCCACGACCTGGACGTGGTGAAGATCGGGATGCTCGGCACCCCCGACACCATCGACGTGGTCGCACAGGGCCTGCGCGAGCGGGACTGGCGGCACGTGGTGCTGGACCCGGTCCTGATCTGCAAGGGCCAGGAGCCGGGCGCGGCGCTGGACACCGACAAGGCGCTCACGGAGAAGGTCCTGCCGCTGGCGACGGTGATCACGCCCAACCACTTCGAGGCGATGACGCTGTCGGGCATGGAGAGCATCGACACCGTCGACGACCTCGTCGAGGCGGCCCGCCGCATCCGCGACCTGGGGCCCTCGCACGTGATCGCCAAGGGCGGCGTGGAGCTGCCCGGTCCCGACGCCGTCGACGTGCACTTCGATGGCGAGGAGGTGACCGTGCTGCGCGCCCCCAAGATCGGCCAGGAGCGTGTGAGCGGCGCGGGCTGCACCTTCGCCGCCGCGATCACGGCGGAGCTGGCCAAGGGCGCCGAGGTGGGCGCGGCCGCGGCCACCGCCAAGGAGATGGTGCGCCGGGGCATCGAGCAGAGGCTGACCACCCACGCCCCCTTCGCCTCGGTCACCACCCGCTCCCCACGCTGA
- a CDS encoding alpha-galactosidase, with protein sequence MPQQPGAPTAPAIAPDVPTVRLAAAGTALVLGVPDTGLPYVLHWGADLPDTAGLAALSGPAVPHNTVDAAFPLSLVPGQGEGWSGHPGLSGHREGRASHPSWLVREVVVDPLPDAPAGTGGVLVFTAEAPAAGLGLRGELRMEADGLVRARLEATNTGEDVWTPAALHVFLPLPREAEEVLDPTGRWCRERVPQRRDLAQGTLLRASRRGRTGHDAPLFLVAGTSGFGFRRGEVWGVHVAWSGDHVHLAERLPEGAGQADAVLGGGELLHPGEVRLAPGESYGTPWVCFSWSDRGLDGMSARVHRWLRARPHHPATPRPVVLNTWEAVYFDHRLDTLRALADTAARVGVERFVLDDGWFRGRRDDTAGLGDWTVDPEVWPDGLHPLFDHVRALGMQVGLWVEPEMANPDSDLFRAHPDWILSPADHRPPTGRGQHVLDLGRPEVAAYLLERLDALVAEYRPDHLKWDHNRDLLEAVHGPTGGAGVHRQTAAVYALLDRLRARHPGLEVESCSSGGGRVDLGVLERTDRVWASDVNDPLERLAIQRWTGLLLPPELVGGHVGGPVSHTTGRVTDLATRCLTALIGHPGIEWDISVCTEEELGVLARWTALYRELRPLLHTGDLVRADDPDPAEQLDGVVARDGAQAVFRYARLTSSVRTHPGRVRLPGLRPDLRYRLRWRQDVGWPATMQRAVPEWFTLGEAVASGRVLERSGVQLPNLAPGQVILLHLTPA encoded by the coding sequence GTGCCGCAGCAGCCGGGAGCGCCGACCGCCCCCGCCATCGCCCCCGACGTCCCGACCGTCCGATTGGCCGCGGCCGGGACCGCGCTGGTGCTGGGCGTGCCCGACACGGGCCTGCCGTACGTCCTGCACTGGGGCGCCGACCTGCCCGACACCGCCGGGCTGGCCGCGCTGTCCGGCCCGGCCGTCCCGCACAACACCGTCGACGCCGCCTTCCCGCTGTCCCTGGTCCCCGGCCAGGGGGAGGGCTGGTCCGGGCACCCCGGGCTGTCCGGCCACCGGGAGGGCCGGGCCTCACACCCCAGTTGGCTGGTCCGCGAGGTCGTCGTGGACCCGCTGCCGGACGCCCCGGCCGGCACCGGCGGGGTGCTGGTGTTCACCGCCGAGGCGCCGGCCGCGGGACTCGGGCTGCGCGGCGAACTGCGGATGGAGGCCGACGGGCTGGTCCGGGCGCGCCTGGAGGCGACCAACACCGGCGAGGACGTGTGGACCCCGGCGGCCCTCCACGTGTTCCTGCCGCTGCCCCGGGAGGCCGAGGAGGTGCTCGACCCCACCGGCCGGTGGTGCCGCGAACGCGTGCCCCAGCGCCGGGACCTCGCCCAGGGGACCCTGCTGCGGGCGTCCCGCCGCGGGCGCACCGGCCACGACGCCCCGCTGTTCCTGGTCGCCGGGACCTCCGGCTTCGGCTTCCGCCGGGGCGAGGTCTGGGGCGTGCACGTCGCCTGGAGCGGCGACCACGTCCACCTGGCCGAACGTCTGCCCGAGGGGGCCGGGCAGGCCGACGCCGTGCTCGGCGGCGGGGAACTCCTGCACCCCGGCGAGGTGCGCCTGGCCCCGGGCGAGTCGTACGGCACCCCCTGGGTGTGCTTCTCCTGGTCGGACCGGGGGCTGGACGGCATGTCGGCGCGCGTCCACCGGTGGCTGCGCGCCCGCCCCCACCACCCGGCGACGCCGCGGCCGGTGGTGCTCAACACCTGGGAGGCCGTCTACTTCGACCACCGCCTCGACACGCTCAGGGCGCTCGCCGACACCGCCGCCCGCGTCGGCGTGGAGCGCTTCGTCCTCGACGACGGATGGTTCCGCGGCCGCCGCGACGACACGGCGGGCCTGGGCGACTGGACCGTGGACCCCGAGGTGTGGCCGGACGGGCTGCACCCGCTGTTCGACCACGTGCGCGCGCTGGGCATGCAGGTGGGGCTGTGGGTGGAGCCGGAGATGGCCAACCCCGACTCCGACCTGTTCCGGGCGCACCCCGACTGGATCCTGAGCCCCGCCGACCACCGGCCGCCCACCGGACGCGGCCAGCACGTGCTCGACCTGGGCCGCCCCGAGGTCGCCGCGTACCTGCTGGAACGGCTGGACGCGCTGGTCGCGGAGTACCGGCCCGACCACCTCAAGTGGGACCACAACCGCGACCTGCTGGAGGCCGTGCACGGCCCCACCGGCGGCGCGGGTGTGCACCGCCAGACCGCCGCCGTGTACGCGCTGCTGGACCGGCTGCGCGCCCGCCACCCCGGACTGGAGGTCGAGTCGTGCTCCTCCGGCGGCGGCCGGGTGGACCTGGGCGTGCTGGAGCGCACCGACCGGGTGTGGGCCTCCGACGTCAACGACCCGCTGGAGCGGCTGGCGATCCAGCGCTGGACGGGCCTGCTGCTCCCGCCGGAGCTGGTCGGCGGCCACGTGGGCGGGCCGGTGTCGCACACCACCGGCCGGGTCACCGACCTGGCGACGCGCTGCCTGACCGCGCTCATCGGCCACCCCGGCATCGAGTGGGACATCTCCGTCTGCACCGAGGAGGAGCTGGGCGTGCTGGCCCGCTGGACCGCCCTGTACCGGGAGCTGCGCCCGCTGCTGCACACCGGGGACCTCGTCCGCGCGGACGATCCCGACCCCGCCGAACAGCTCGACGGCGTCGTCGCCCGCGACGGCGCGCAGGCCGTCTTCCGCTACGCCCGCCTCACCTCCTCGGTCCGCACCCACCCGGGCCGGGTCCGCCTGCCGGGACTGCGCCCGGACCTGCGCTACCGCCTGCGGTGGCGCCAGGACGTGGGATGGCCCGCCACCATGCAGCGCGCCGTACCGGAGTGGTTCACCCTCGGGGAGGCGGTCGCCTCCGGCCGTGTCCTGGAGCGGTCCGGCGTCCAGCTGCCCAACCTCGCCCCCGGCCAGGTGATCCTGCTCCACCTCACCCCCGCCTGA
- a CDS encoding DeoR/GlpR family DNA-binding transcription regulator: MLAAQRQELILERIRSTGAVRVADLVESLAVSDMTVRRDLDALEARGALRKVHGGAVARARTEEPGFAAKSALQGDEKRAIARAVAGLVPPHAAVGLSGGTTTALVAEHLVDTPGLTVVTNSLPVAEVFHRAARPDRTVALTGGFRTPSDALVGPLALASIRGLNLDLLVLGVHGMQERAGFTTPNLLEAETDRALVEAAGTLVVAADHSKWGTVGISTIVHLDRCDVLVTDDGLAPRAREVLGERVGRLVLAGARAPQTEKEDPA; the protein is encoded by the coding sequence ATGCTGGCCGCCCAACGGCAGGAGCTGATCCTCGAACGGATCCGGAGCACCGGCGCGGTCCGGGTCGCGGACCTGGTCGAGAGCCTCGCGGTGTCGGACATGACCGTCCGCCGCGACCTGGACGCCCTGGAGGCGCGGGGCGCCCTGCGCAAGGTGCACGGCGGAGCCGTCGCCCGGGCCCGCACCGAGGAGCCCGGGTTCGCAGCCAAGTCCGCCCTCCAGGGGGACGAGAAGCGCGCGATCGCCCGCGCCGTCGCCGGGCTCGTACCCCCGCACGCGGCGGTCGGGCTGTCCGGCGGCACCACCACCGCGCTGGTCGCAGAGCACCTGGTCGACACCCCGGGGCTGACCGTCGTCACCAACTCCCTGCCGGTGGCCGAGGTGTTCCACCGGGCCGCGCGCCCGGACCGGACGGTCGCCCTCACCGGCGGCTTCCGCACCCCCTCCGACGCGCTGGTCGGCCCGCTGGCGCTCGCCTCCATCCGGGGGCTGAACCTGGACCTGCTCGTCCTGGGCGTGCACGGCATGCAGGAGCGCGCCGGATTCACCACGCCCAACCTCCTGGAGGCCGAGACCGACCGGGCCCTGGTGGAGGCGGCGGGGACCCTCGTGGTGGCCGCCGACCACAGCAAGTGGGGCACCGTCGGCATCAGCACCATCGTGCACCTGGACCGCTGCGACGTGCTCGTCACCGACGACGGGCTCGCCCCCCGGGCCCGCGAGGTGCTCGGCGAGCGCGTGGGCCGCCTCGTCCTCGCCGGGGCCCGCGCCCCGCAGACGGAGAAGGAGGACCCGGCATGA
- the galT gene encoding galactose-1-phosphate uridylyltransferase, giving the protein MSRTAADGVRVTPARLADGREIVYFDEDGAPPRVPEPDRRDLPPLSTASELRFDPLLREWVVIASHRQGRTHMPAADACPLCPSTADRATEVPAGDYDVVVFENRFPSLAADGGRVLDDVGEVERSRRPGTGRCEVVVFGPDHNASFADLTPRRVRTVLEAWTRRTRALSALPGTEQVYCFENRGAEIGVTLPHPHGQIYALPFVTPRTRRILDSARAHRERTGRDLFADVLRAEQEAGLRVVARGEHWTAFVPAAARWPVEVHFYPHRPVPDLPALTDAERDGFGPLYLDVLRRLDRLFGLPLPYISAWHQAPVRTGRDLSRLRLEVFSVRRAPDRLKYLAGTESGMGVFVNDVAPETVARRLREAAP; this is encoded by the coding sequence ATGAGCCGGACCGCCGCCGACGGCGTCCGCGTCACCCCGGCCAGGCTGGCCGACGGGCGCGAGATCGTGTACTTCGACGAGGACGGCGCCCCGCCCCGCGTCCCCGAGCCCGACCGGCGCGACCTGCCGCCCCTCTCCACGGCCTCGGAGCTGCGCTTCGACCCGCTGCTGCGCGAGTGGGTGGTCATCGCCTCCCACCGCCAGGGCCGCACCCACATGCCGGCCGCCGACGCCTGCCCGCTGTGCCCGTCCACCGCCGACCGCGCCACCGAGGTCCCCGCCGGCGACTACGACGTGGTGGTGTTCGAGAACCGCTTCCCCTCCCTGGCCGCGGATGGCGGCCGCGTCCTCGACGACGTCGGCGAGGTGGAGCGGTCCCGGCGTCCGGGCACCGGGCGCTGCGAGGTGGTGGTGTTCGGCCCCGACCACAACGCCTCCTTCGCCGACCTCACGCCCCGCCGGGTGCGCACCGTCCTGGAGGCGTGGACGCGGCGCACCCGCGCGCTGTCCGCCCTGCCCGGCACGGAGCAGGTGTACTGCTTCGAGAACCGGGGAGCGGAGATCGGGGTGACCCTGCCCCACCCGCACGGGCAGATCTACGCGCTCCCCTTCGTCACACCGCGCACGCGGCGGATCCTGGACTCGGCACGGGCCCACCGCGAACGCACCGGCCGCGACCTGTTCGCCGACGTCCTGCGCGCCGAACAGGAGGCGGGGCTGCGGGTGGTCGCCCGCGGCGAGCACTGGACGGCGTTCGTCCCGGCGGCCGCCCGCTGGCCGGTGGAGGTCCACTTCTACCCGCACCGCCCGGTGCCCGACCTGCCCGCACTCACCGACGCCGAACGCGACGGCTTCGGACCGCTGTACCTGGACGTGCTGCGCCGGCTGGACCGCCTGTTCGGCCTGCCGTTGCCCTACATCTCGGCCTGGCACCAGGCCCCCGTGCGCACCGGCCGCGACCTGTCCCGGCTGCGCCTGGAGGTGTTCTCCGTGCGCCGCGCGCCCGACAGGCTCAAGTACCTGGCGGGGACCGAATCCGGCATGGGGGTGTTCGTCAACGACGTCGCGCCTGAGACCGTCGCCCGCCGCCTCAGGGAGGCCGCGCCGTGA
- the galK gene encoding galactokinase, translating to MSAAARGFRAAFGYGPAGVWRAPGRINVIGEHTDYNDGFVLPVALPHAVTVAAAPRADGRLRFRSAQAPEAFEADALPEPGTVAGWAAYPAGALWALADTGRPAGGLDLYVDGDVPSGAGLSSSAALVCATLLAAAGDAPPAPEETALLAQRAENGFVGMPCGIMDQSASMLARGGHALFLDTRTLAAEHVPFDPASRGLTLLVVDTRAPHRLVDGAYADRRRSCEEAARLLGVSALRDVTDLPAALAALPDDRTRRRVRHVVTENARVLEAVDLLRAGAVAAVGPLLTASHASLRDDYEVSVPEVDTAVDAALAAGALGARITGGGFGGCVIALVGAGRADACAEAVRGAYKERGFAEPAFFATVPSPGARRLA from the coding sequence GTGAGCGCCGCGGCGCGGGGGTTCCGCGCGGCGTTCGGCTACGGCCCGGCCGGGGTGTGGCGGGCGCCGGGGCGCATCAACGTCATCGGCGAGCACACCGACTACAACGACGGGTTCGTGCTGCCCGTCGCCCTCCCCCACGCGGTGACGGTCGCGGCGGCGCCCCGCGCCGACGGGCGGCTGCGGTTCCGGTCCGCGCAGGCCCCGGAGGCCTTCGAGGCCGACGCCCTCCCGGAACCGGGGACCGTGGCGGGCTGGGCCGCGTACCCGGCGGGCGCGCTGTGGGCGCTGGCGGACACGGGGCGCCCCGCGGGCGGCCTGGACCTGTACGTGGACGGGGACGTCCCCTCCGGGGCGGGCCTGTCCTCCTCCGCCGCCCTGGTGTGCGCGACCCTGCTCGCCGCCGCCGGGGACGCGCCCCCTGCCCCGGAGGAGACGGCCCTGCTGGCCCAGCGGGCCGAGAACGGCTTCGTCGGCATGCCCTGCGGGATCATGGATCAGTCGGCGTCGATGCTGGCCCGCGGGGGGCACGCCCTGTTCCTGGACACCCGCACCCTGGCCGCCGAGCACGTGCCCTTCGACCCTGCCTCGCGTGGGCTGACCCTGCTGGTGGTGGACACCCGCGCCCCGCACCGGCTGGTGGACGGCGCCTACGCCGACCGCCGCCGCAGCTGCGAGGAGGCCGCCCGGCTGCTGGGGGTCAGCGCGCTGCGCGACGTCACCGACCTGCCCGCCGCGCTGGCCGCCCTGCCCGACGACCGCACCCGGCGCCGGGTGCGCCACGTGGTCACCGAGAACGCCCGGGTGCTGGAGGCCGTGGACCTGCTGCGGGCGGGCGCGGTGGCCGCGGTCGGACCGCTGCTGACCGCCTCGCACGCCTCCCTGCGCGACGACTACGAGGTGAGCGTCCCGGAGGTGGACACCGCCGTGGACGCCGCCCTGGCCGCGGGCGCGCTGGGCGCGCGCATCACCGGCGGCGGGTTCGGCGGCTGCGTGATCGCCCTGGTCGGGGCCGGGCGCGCCGACGCCTGCGCCGAGGCGGTCCGCGGCGCCTACAAGGAGCGCGGCTTCGCCGAGCCGGCGTTCTTCGCCACCGTCCCCTCCCCCGGCGCCCGACGCCTCGCCTGA
- a CDS encoding serine/threonine-protein kinase → MNPGQQPPLPTGFHPLRPGDPLVVGPFHLVGLLGEGGMGTVYGALGGDGEHVALKVVRDRHAADPVYREQFAREAAVLARVSAECAPRFLGADPGAERPWMATEFVTGRTLTDHLAQLGPLSGERLLAFAAGTAEALAAVHAAGITHRDVKPANVILSPDGPKLLDFGIARLTEDPSPEEGVFGSPGWIAPERLAGEVGTPKADVFAWGGLVVHAATGHGPFGRGDTATLLARTRRGEVDAEGVPDELLPLVLRALSPDPDARPTAFEAFEELLALGRTAPEQDPRTRLRVLLAASWTGFEAVRGLGRWAAVAGALGAATGSAAAGAGATGAAGGGAAAGTATGAGGTATGGATTATATASAAAGGVTGVGKTVAAGAAITVLVGAGAWVAGQWYADREEEGPVVEAAASEPEPSGEPVQEVAYRGMTLELPEDWGVERRTYSFEYVPTGETIEAENVSLRTPEADADCTADEQGETLHCPSVRLLGPEAVTYRQGQAPVDGTMPFMGGGLDTCPAGAEPRGEGEIEEVTDGLAPVGERTAHYRVWAVPCFPEGAGTAEEDLRWFEQRYWLLPESEILIVDDYTHEGLEEILAGADLPA, encoded by the coding sequence ATGAACCCCGGACAGCAGCCTCCCCTGCCCACCGGCTTCCACCCCCTGCGGCCCGGGGACCCCCTGGTCGTGGGCCCGTTCCACCTGGTCGGCCTGCTCGGCGAGGGCGGCATGGGCACCGTCTACGGGGCCCTGGGCGGGGACGGGGAGCACGTGGCGCTGAAGGTGGTGCGCGACCGCCACGCCGCCGACCCCGTCTACCGGGAGCAGTTCGCCCGGGAGGCCGCGGTACTGGCCCGGGTGTCGGCCGAGTGCGCGCCCCGGTTCCTGGGCGCCGACCCGGGGGCCGAGCGGCCGTGGATGGCCACCGAGTTCGTCACCGGGCGCACCCTCACCGACCACCTGGCGCAGCTCGGACCGCTATCGGGGGAACGGCTGCTCGCCTTCGCCGCCGGTACCGCGGAGGCGCTGGCCGCGGTGCACGCCGCCGGGATCACGCACCGGGACGTCAAGCCCGCCAACGTCATCCTGTCGCCGGACGGGCCGAAGCTGCTCGACTTCGGCATCGCCCGCCTCACCGAGGACCCCTCCCCGGAGGAGGGGGTGTTCGGCAGTCCCGGCTGGATCGCGCCCGAGCGCCTGGCCGGGGAGGTCGGCACCCCCAAGGCGGACGTGTTCGCCTGGGGCGGCCTGGTGGTCCACGCGGCGACCGGGCACGGCCCGTTCGGACGGGGCGACACGGCGACGCTGCTCGCCCGGACCCGCCGCGGGGAGGTGGACGCGGAGGGGGTGCCGGACGAGCTGCTGCCGCTGGTCCTGCGGGCGCTGTCCCCCGACCCGGACGCGCGGCCGACGGCGTTCGAGGCCTTCGAGGAGCTGCTGGCGCTCGGCCGGACCGCGCCGGAACAGGACCCGCGGACCCGGCTGCGCGTTCTGCTCGCCGCGTCCTGGACCGGGTTCGAGGCCGTGCGCGGGCTCGGCCGGTGGGCCGCGGTGGCCGGGGCGCTGGGCGCGGCCACCGGATCGGCGGCGGCCGGGGCAGGGGCGACCGGAGCGGCGGGCGGCGGCGCCGCGGCCGGAACGGCCACCGGGGCCGGGGGCACGGCGACCGGCGGGGCCACGACGGCGACCGCCACGGCGAGCGCCGCGGCCGGCGGGGTGACCGGCGTCGGCAAGACGGTGGCGGCCGGAGCCGCCATCACGGTGCTCGTCGGGGCCGGCGCCTGGGTCGCGGGCCAGTGGTACGCGGACCGCGAGGAGGAGGGGCCGGTGGTCGAGGCCGCGGCCTCCGAGCCCGAGCCGAGCGGGGAGCCGGTCCAGGAGGTGGCCTACCGGGGGATGACCCTGGAGCTCCCCGAGGACTGGGGGGTGGAGCGTCGGACGTACTCCTTCGAGTACGTCCCCACCGGGGAGACCATCGAAGCGGAGAACGTGAGCCTGCGGACCCCCGAGGCCGACGCCGACTGCACGGCCGACGAGCAGGGGGAGACGCTCCACTGCCCGTCGGTCCGCCTGCTGGGGCCCGAGGCCGTCACCTACCGGCAGGGGCAGGCCCCCGTGGACGGGACGATGCCCTTCATGGGCGGCGGCCTCGACACCTGCCCGGCGGGGGCGGAGCCGCGCGGGGAGGGGGAGATCGAGGAGGTGACCGACGGCCTGGCGCCGGTGGGGGAGCGGACGGCCCACTACCGGGTGTGGGCGGTCCCCTGCTTCCCGGAGGGCGCGGGCACGGCGGAGGAGGACCTCCGCTGGTTCGAGCAGCGTTACTGGCTGCTGCCGGAGTCGGAGATCCTCATCGTGGACGACTACACGCACGAGGGGCTGGAGGAGATCCTGGCCGGGGCCGACCTCCCCGCCTGA
- a CDS encoding Gfo/Idh/MocA family protein — protein MGLRFGLLGTGHWAAETQAAALAAHPGAELVGVWGRAPEKAEKVAARYGARAYADLDALLEDVDAVAVALPPDVQADVALRAARAGKHLLLDKPLALTTEAADAVVAEVEARGLASMVFFTNRFSDGIDAFVRESAERGGWQGVRATLFASIFRPGNPYGASPWRREKGGLWDVGPHVLSVVLPVLGPVEAVAAMAGPSDTVHLLTRHRGGAVGTFSVTLDAPEKAQGFEVVLFGEAGRAGVPNGDRSAVEAFQVAVDRLAAQVEGTPGDPLDVRFGREVVAVLEAAETALREGRTVDVPRAAG, from the coding sequence ATGGGTCTGAGGTTCGGGCTGCTGGGTACCGGCCACTGGGCGGCCGAGACACAGGCGGCGGCGCTGGCCGCCCACCCGGGGGCGGAGCTGGTGGGGGTCTGGGGCCGGGCCCCGGAGAAGGCGGAGAAGGTCGCCGCCCGGTACGGCGCGCGGGCCTACGCCGACCTCGACGCGCTGCTGGAGGACGTGGACGCCGTGGCCGTGGCGCTGCCGCCGGACGTGCAGGCGGACGTGGCGCTGCGGGCGGCCCGCGCCGGAAAGCACCTGCTGCTGGACAAGCCGCTGGCGCTCACCACGGAGGCCGCCGACGCGGTCGTCGCCGAGGTCGAGGCGCGCGGGCTGGCCTCAATGGTGTTCTTCACCAACCGCTTCTCCGACGGGATCGACGCCTTCGTGCGCGAATCCGCGGAGCGGGGCGGCTGGCAGGGGGTGCGGGCGACGCTGTTCGCGTCGATCTTCCGCCCGGGGAACCCCTACGGCGCCTCCCCGTGGCGCCGGGAGAAGGGGGGCCTGTGGGACGTGGGCCCGCACGTGCTGTCGGTGGTGCTGCCGGTGCTGGGGCCGGTGGAGGCCGTGGCCGCGATGGCCGGCCCCAGTGACACCGTCCACCTGCTCACCCGCCACCGGGGCGGTGCCGTGGGCACGTTCTCGGTCACCCTGGACGCCCCGGAGAAGGCGCAGGGCTTCGAGGTGGTCCTGTTCGGCGAGGCGGGCCGGGCCGGGGTGCCGAATGGCGACAGGTCCGCGGTGGAGGCCTTCCAGGTGGCGGTCGACCGGCTGGCCGCCCAAGTGGAGGGGACCCCCGGCGACCCTCTGGACGTGCGGTTCGGCCGCGAGGTGGTCGCGGTCCTGGAGGCCGCCGAGACCGCCCTGCGCGAGGGCCGGACGGTGGACGTGCCGAGGGCCGCCGGGTAG